From Cupriavidus taiwanensis, a single genomic window includes:
- a CDS encoding tyrosine-type recombinase/integrase — protein MLRKLFQDAGLLQADRYSSHSLRRGFATWANANQWDLKMLMEYVGWKDVRSAMRYIDAADPFAQHRIEAALAPPPATLPSAPPPERRPTVPPKPVPETRLTVDLYIERNSKFVRGKSKARRWIEQFCLSQYQMRVFEQRRPRYEIVMPFTAGPELEKAIEVLLADMHENADLCNCFIEVTLHDPLTDTHWS, from the coding sequence TTGCTGCGCAAGCTGTTCCAGGATGCGGGGCTGCTGCAGGCGGACCGCTACAGCAGCCACTCGCTGCGGCGCGGCTTTGCCACCTGGGCAAACGCGAACCAGTGGGACCTCAAGATGCTGATGGAATACGTCGGCTGGAAGGATGTCCGCTCGGCCATGCGCTACATCGACGCGGCAGACCCATTCGCGCAGCACCGTATCGAAGCAGCGCTGGCACCGCCACCAGCCACCCTACCGTCGGCGCCGCCGCCCGAGCGACGTCCCACGGTTCCGCCCAAGCCCGTGCCTGAAACGCGGTTGACGGTTGACCTATACATCGAGCGCAACAGCAAATTCGTGCGCGGCAAGTCGAAGGCGCGCCGCTGGATCGAGCAGTTCTGCCTGTCCCAGTACCAGATGCGCGTCTTCGAGCAGCGCCGCCCCCGCTATGAAATCGTCATGCCGTTCACCGCAGGGCCGGAGCTGGAGAAAGCCATCGAGGTGCTGCTCGCGGACATGCACGAAAACGCGGACCTCTGCAATTGCTTCATTGAGGTGACGTTGCACGATCCGCTGACCGATACTCACTGGAGCTGA
- a CDS encoding DUF262 domain-containing protein has translation MNQGENASERDVEGLDEGSGDGWGEYPLDAVFVRTETRSVSEVVKRIQNQRYVLDPDFQRDFVWPNPKQSKLIESCVMRIPLPVFYVAEALDGRIIVVDGLQRLTTFARFLGDELKLTGLASDNVGLGAHVLEGKYFKDLPLNLQERVQDTQLTMYILDAKAPERARLDIFERVNSGEPLTRQQMRNALYNGPATQWLKQAAESDAFRSATGQSLNAKTMRDREAINRFCAFKLLGRKQYTAGDMDRFLAEGLRALTRLSQAEREELLFSFERVMALNRALFSDHAFRKSLASQNPGAGRSVINISLFEVCSVTMSDDGFSNLESRHDALREAIVDLVRDEEFARAITYSTNSTAAVQKRFEAMESTLSKVAQK, from the coding sequence ATGAACCAAGGCGAAAACGCGAGCGAACGAGACGTTGAGGGATTGGACGAGGGCTCCGGCGATGGATGGGGCGAATACCCTTTAGATGCGGTATTCGTTCGGACGGAGACTCGCTCCGTTTCCGAGGTCGTCAAGCGCATACAAAATCAACGCTACGTTCTTGATCCGGACTTTCAGCGAGATTTCGTGTGGCCAAATCCGAAGCAGTCCAAGCTAATCGAGAGTTGCGTGATGCGCATCCCTCTCCCCGTTTTCTATGTTGCGGAAGCTCTGGACGGTCGGATAATCGTTGTCGATGGCCTGCAACGTCTGACCACCTTCGCTCGTTTTCTAGGTGACGAGTTGAAGTTGACTGGTTTAGCGAGCGACAACGTAGGACTAGGTGCTCACGTGCTCGAGGGAAAGTACTTCAAAGACTTGCCTCTCAACTTGCAGGAACGTGTTCAGGATACGCAGCTCACTATGTATATCTTGGATGCAAAAGCCCCCGAGCGAGCGCGACTCGACATCTTCGAACGGGTGAACAGTGGTGAACCGCTTACGCGTCAGCAGATGCGAAATGCGCTTTATAACGGACCGGCGACCCAATGGCTTAAGCAAGCGGCCGAAAGCGACGCGTTTCGCTCCGCGACGGGCCAGTCTCTCAATGCGAAAACCATGCGCGATCGGGAGGCTATCAATCGGTTCTGTGCCTTCAAACTTCTTGGCCGGAAACAATACACTGCTGGAGACATGGATCGGTTTCTTGCCGAAGGGCTAAGAGCACTTACACGTCTTAGTCAAGCAGAGAGGGAAGAACTTTTATTCTCCTTCGAGAGAGTCATGGCCTTGAACCGAGCCTTATTCAGCGACCATGCGTTTCGTAAATCCCTCGCGTCGCAAAACCCAGGCGCCGGGCGCAGTGTCATTAATATCTCCCTGTTCGAAGTATGCTCCGTCACGATGTCTGATGATGGCTTTTCGAATCTCGAATCGCGGCACGACGCCCTACGTGAAGCCATCGTTGACCTTGTCCGAGACGAAGAATTTGCACGCGCAATTACCTATTCGACCAACAGCACTGCAGCTGTTCAAAAGCGTTTCGAGGCAATGGAATCCACTCTCTCGAAGGTGGCGCAAAAATGA
- a CDS encoding H-NS family nucleoid-associated regulatory protein, with the protein MKENKLAPEQEVEPRVASNATDGLGQMELPIAEAMRDADPAMGEASGAGVGRGSVDTQAQRLDFWSTSRDSGPTATVSYRRRRSYAPPDASTEDVAPEASREAAASAALTESDAPEAPMEAMSSAATTEAVAEAPVEVLATDEPMEAAAQDELTETAAPVAPLDAPAPEAAPEETRAPKRGQKPKALTETAAPEAAPEETRAPKRARKPKALTETAAPAAAPEETRAPQRARKPKALAETAAPEAAPAERRAPKRARKPKTLAEVAGPEVTTQETPSRKRGPKQITLPGAPTQKPQTRKSRQEQKTPTATQSPSQSSLLAQLASVNAQLEQLRATEVPKVVEEIRQWMQEYDLSIEDIAGKPSVAPAARAAPTKTKAAPPPRYRNPKTGQTWSGRGRAPAWIGKKRERFLIDLLS; encoded by the coding sequence ATGAAGGAGAACAAATTGGCCCCAGAGCAAGAAGTTGAACCCCGTGTCGCGAGCAATGCGACGGACGGACTCGGTCAGATGGAGCTTCCCATCGCTGAGGCGATGCGCGACGCGGATCCCGCCATGGGTGAAGCCAGTGGTGCAGGCGTCGGTCGTGGCAGCGTTGACACGCAGGCCCAACGCTTGGACTTCTGGTCGACAAGCCGGGATAGCGGCCCGACGGCGACCGTGTCCTATCGGCGCCGGCGGTCTTACGCCCCCCCGGACGCTTCAACGGAAGACGTGGCACCGGAAGCATCGAGGGAAGCTGCCGCCTCGGCAGCGTTGACGGAATCCGACGCGCCGGAAGCGCCCATGGAAGCCATGTCCTCGGCAGCGACCACGGAAGCCGTGGCCGAAGCTCCGGTTGAAGTCCTGGCCACGGACGAACCGATGGAAGCTGCCGCCCAGGACGAACTGACCGAAACGGCCGCCCCGGTAGCACCGCTTGACGCCCCAGCTCCGGAAGCTGCGCCGGAAGAGACGCGGGCCCCTAAGCGCGGTCAGAAGCCGAAAGCGCTCACCGAAACTGCCGCTCCGGAAGCTGCGCCGGAAGAGACGCGGGCCCCGAAGCGCGCTCGGAAGCCGAAAGCGCTCACCGAAACTGCCGCTCCGGCAGCTGCGCCGGAAGAGACACGGGCCCCGCAGCGCGCTCGGAAGCCGAAAGCGCTCGCCGAAACTGCCGCTCCGGAAGCAGCGCCGGCAGAGAGGCGGGCCCCGAAGCGCGCTCGGAAGCCGAAAACCCTAGCCGAAGTTGCCGGTCCGGAAGTCACGACTCAAGAGACCCCATCCCGGAAGCGCGGGCCGAAGCAGATAACTCTGCCTGGAGCGCCGACTCAGAAGCCGCAAACCCGGAAGTCGCGACAGGAGCAAAAAACGCCTACCGCAACCCAAAGCCCGTCCCAATCCTCACTGCTCGCTCAACTGGCATCTGTCAATGCGCAACTTGAGCAGTTGCGAGCCACGGAAGTGCCAAAGGTCGTAGAGGAGATTCGGCAGTGGATGCAGGAGTACGACCTCAGCATTGAGGACATTGCGGGCAAGCCCAGTGTTGCGCCCGCTGCCCGCGCTGCTCCGACCAAGACGAAGGCCGCGCCGCCTCCGAGGTACCGCAACCCGAAGACGGGCCAGACCTGGTCGGGGCGCGGTCGGGCTCCCGCGTGGATTGGCAAGAAGCGCGAGCGTTTCCTAATCGATCTCTTGTCCTGA
- a CDS encoding ArsI/CadI family heavy metal resistance metalloenzyme — MKRFHVHVSVADLSASIRYYSALFAAEPSVVKDDYAKWMLEDPRVNFAISARGAETGVDHLGFQTDDAAELAELKQRAQAADMAMQDEGETTCCYARSDKYWLTDPQGIAWEHFHTLGDVPVYAESRKPDADGQESACCAPRAPKGKPIGIAVNATPSCC, encoded by the coding sequence ATGAAACGCTTCCACGTACATGTCAGCGTCGCAGACCTGTCTGCGAGCATTCGCTACTATTCAGCGCTCTTCGCGGCCGAACCGTCGGTGGTGAAGGACGACTACGCGAAATGGATGCTTGAAGACCCCCGTGTGAATTTTGCCATCTCGGCGCGCGGCGCAGAAACCGGGGTTGACCACCTGGGCTTCCAGACTGACGACGCCGCAGAACTCGCGGAGCTGAAGCAGCGGGCCCAAGCCGCGGACATGGCGATGCAAGACGAAGGCGAAACCACGTGCTGCTATGCGCGTAGCGACAAGTACTGGCTGACGGACCCGCAGGGCATCGCGTGGGAGCACTTCCACACCCTCGGCGATGTGCCCGTGTACGCAGAATCCCGAAAGCCCGATGCGGACGGTCAGGAATCGGCCTGTTGCGCGCCGCGTGCTCCGAAGGGGAAGCCGATCGGCATCGCCGTCAATGCCACGCCGTCTTGCTGCTGA
- a CDS encoding arsenate reductase ArsC, translating into MTTNVLILCTHNSARSVLSEGMLNHLARQFGRDVRAYSAGSSPSGRINPFAIEVLANAGVEVGDFRSKSWDEFVNPDAPQMRVVITVCDSAAEEECPYWPGSPVKVHWGYPDPSNAEGGDEKKRQAFELTRQAIAYRMLQLLLLPIEDMSNAELQGTLQRLAGN; encoded by the coding sequence ATGACGACCAACGTACTGATCCTCTGTACCCACAACTCCGCCCGTAGCGTTCTGAGCGAAGGCATGCTCAATCACCTGGCCAGGCAGTTCGGTCGGGATGTGCGTGCCTACAGCGCCGGAAGCTCCCCGAGCGGACGTATCAACCCGTTCGCGATCGAGGTGCTGGCAAACGCCGGCGTCGAGGTCGGCGATTTCCGCAGCAAGAGCTGGGATGAATTCGTCAACCCCGATGCGCCGCAGATGCGCGTTGTCATCACGGTGTGCGACAGCGCGGCCGAGGAAGAATGTCCGTACTGGCCGGGTAGCCCGGTGAAGGTGCACTGGGGCTACCCTGACCCGTCCAATGCGGAAGGCGGCGATGAGAAGAAGCGCCAGGCATTCGAGCTGACCCGGCAGGCGATCGCCTACCGGATGCTGCAACTGCTGCTGCTCCCGATCGAGGACATGAGCAACGCCGAGTTGCAGGGGACGCTGCAGCGTCTGGCGGGGAACTGA
- a CDS encoding DNA-binding protein, with translation MARAGLSRLDVKRARDSLMAQGQHPSIDAIRIALGNTGSKTTIHRYLKELEEEEGGALQRAGSTSDAILDLVGRLAARLHEEAQAVVDQQVAAATAQRQQVRAEADKLSADLVALRAELAQAHATVAEVRAAHSDTQTALQQRALEAERLAQQVQDLTERLAEHEGFRRSLEEKLQHAHQALEHFRNASKEQRDQEARRHEQQVQQLQAETRQANQALIVKQGEITQLNKDGARLVAEIAASAKRSRGLETQAEQAHAGLNQARVDQARAEAERDALRSAVQQQADELTAERAARERLAGELAKVTGRLDAQQQLLADYRTQLGVAGPAA, from the coding sequence ATGGCCCGTGCCGGTCTAAGCCGTCTGGATGTCAAACGCGCCCGCGATTCGTTGATGGCCCAGGGGCAGCATCCGTCGATCGATGCAATACGTATCGCGCTGGGCAATACCGGCTCGAAAACGACGATTCACCGCTATCTCAAGGAACTGGAAGAAGAGGAAGGCGGGGCGCTCCAGCGGGCCGGCTCGACCTCCGATGCCATCCTGGATCTGGTAGGCAGGCTGGCGGCACGGCTGCACGAAGAAGCGCAGGCAGTGGTCGACCAGCAGGTCGCGGCCGCCACCGCACAGCGGCAGCAGGTCCGAGCGGAAGCCGACAAGCTGTCCGCTGATCTCGTCGCACTTCGCGCCGAACTGGCGCAGGCGCATGCCACCGTTGCCGAAGTGCGGGCCGCGCACAGCGACACGCAGACGGCGCTGCAGCAGCGGGCCCTGGAGGCCGAACGGCTGGCGCAGCAGGTCCAGGATCTCACCGAACGGCTGGCCGAACACGAAGGCTTCCGGCGCTCGCTGGAGGAGAAGCTGCAGCACGCACACCAAGCACTGGAACACTTCCGCAACGCCAGCAAAGAGCAGCGCGATCAGGAGGCACGCCGGCACGAGCAGCAGGTCCAACAACTGCAGGCAGAAACCCGGCAAGCCAATCAGGCGCTGATCGTCAAGCAGGGGGAGATCACGCAACTGAACAAGGACGGCGCACGGCTGGTCGCGGAGATTGCCGCCTCGGCCAAACGCAGCCGCGGCCTGGAGACGCAGGCGGAACAGGCACATGCCGGGCTGAACCAAGCTCGCGTCGATCAAGCCCGTGCGGAAGCCGAACGCGATGCCCTGCGCTCCGCGGTCCAGCAGCAAGCGGACGAGCTAACCGCCGAGCGTGCCGCGCGCGAGCGCCTGGCCGGCGAGTTGGCCAAGGTCACCGGACGGCTCGACGCCCAGCAGCAGTTGCTGGCCGACTATCGGACACAGCTCGGCGTGGCTGGTCCGGCAGCTTGA
- a CDS encoding DUF2188 domain-containing protein, whose amino-acid sequence MNPQSLMRARCPNSGAYSYVRMHSLLVAAAQALFVHRSTTEEKAQEGEIMSTRDIHVFHEIAGWALYVEGQRDAISHYTTQQKAVAAGTAKAQREHVDIFVHPCHERRGTWIRHIHDLRDTD is encoded by the coding sequence ATGAATCCACAATCACTCATGCGCGCGCGCTGTCCGAACTCAGGAGCCTATTCCTATGTGCGGATGCACTCATTGTTAGTCGCCGCAGCACAGGCACTGTTCGTCCATCGGTCTACAACTGAAGAAAAAGCGCAGGAGGGCGAGATCATGTCCACACGTGATATTCACGTATTCCACGAAATTGCCGGCTGGGCGCTATACGTTGAAGGCCAACGCGACGCGATTAGCCACTATACAACCCAGCAGAAGGCCGTTGCCGCCGGGACGGCCAAAGCGCAACGTGAACACGTTGATATTTTCGTCCACCCATGCCATGAGAGAAGAGGCACGTGGATTCGCCACATCCACGATTTGCGCGATACCGATTAG
- the arsB gene encoding ACR3 family arsenite efflux transporter — MSSQNVAATSQPAAKPAISFFERYLTVWVALCIVAGIALGQMLPDVFQAIGRMEYAQVNLPVGILIWVMIIPMLIKIDFGALGQVKSHWRGIGVTLFINWAVKPFSMALLGWIFVRHLFAPLLPADQLDSYVAGLILLAAAPCTAMVFVWSQLCKGDPYFTLSQVALNDAIMVVAFAPVVALLLGLSSITVPWHTLLTSVALYIVVPVIISQLLRKMLLGHGVAYFQRVVQRLGPYSITALLLTLILLFAFQDKAIIDQPLVIALLAVPILIQVFFNSGLAYLLNRKFGVAHCVAGPSSLIGASNFFELAVATAISLFGFQSGAALATVVGVLIEVPVMLLVVSIVNRSQHWYEAKAH, encoded by the coding sequence ATGAGTAGCCAAAACGTAGCAGCCACCAGCCAGCCCGCTGCCAAACCTGCCATCAGCTTTTTCGAGCGCTATCTGACCGTCTGGGTCGCGCTGTGCATTGTCGCTGGTATCGCACTGGGGCAAATGCTGCCGGATGTCTTCCAGGCGATCGGACGGATGGAATACGCACAGGTCAATCTGCCAGTGGGCATCCTGATCTGGGTGATGATCATCCCCATGCTGATCAAGATTGACTTTGGCGCACTGGGCCAGGTGAAATCGCACTGGCGAGGCATCGGCGTGACGCTGTTCATCAACTGGGCGGTCAAGCCGTTCTCCATGGCGCTGCTCGGTTGGATCTTTGTGCGCCACCTTTTCGCGCCGCTGTTGCCTGCCGACCAGCTGGACAGCTATGTGGCCGGCCTCATACTTCTGGCCGCCGCGCCATGCACGGCCATGGTCTTTGTCTGGAGCCAGCTTTGCAAGGGCGATCCGTACTTCACGCTGTCCCAGGTCGCCCTGAACGACGCCATCATGGTCGTTGCCTTCGCGCCGGTGGTGGCGCTGCTGCTGGGCCTGTCGTCGATCACTGTCCCTTGGCACACCCTGCTCACGTCGGTGGCCCTGTACATCGTCGTGCCGGTCATCATCTCGCAACTGCTGCGCAAGATGTTGCTGGGCCACGGCGTTGCCTACTTCCAGCGTGTCGTGCAGCGACTGGGGCCCTACTCCATCACCGCGCTGCTTCTTACGCTGATTCTCTTGTTTGCATTCCAGGACAAGGCCATTATCGACCAGCCGCTGGTGATCGCGCTGCTCGCGGTGCCGATCCTGATCCAGGTCTTCTTCAACTCGGGGCTGGCCTACCTGCTGAACCGCAAGTTTGGCGTGGCCCATTGCGTGGCGGGTCCGTCCAGCCTGATCGGCGCCAGCAATTTCTTCGAACTCGCGGTCGCCACCGCGATCAGCCTCTTTGGCTTCCAGTCGGGAGCGGCGCTGGCCACGGTCGTAGGGGTGCTCATCGAGGTGCCGGTCATGCTGCTGGTCGTCAGCATCGTCAACCGGTCCCAGCACTGGTATGAGGCGAAGGCACATTAA
- a CDS encoding ArsR/SmtB family transcription factor, which translates to METNHALESLAALAHPIRLSVFRMLVQAGPAGLPAGRIAELMEMPASSLSFHLKELHRAGLLSSQQAGRSIIYMAHFETMNALLGYLTENCCSGNPCSPVSTCSVESRS; encoded by the coding sequence ATGGAAACCAATCACGCCCTTGAATCGCTTGCCGCGCTCGCGCATCCGATACGCCTGTCTGTCTTCCGGATGCTCGTGCAAGCCGGGCCCGCCGGGCTGCCGGCTGGCCGGATTGCCGAACTGATGGAAATGCCGGCGTCATCGTTGTCGTTCCACCTGAAGGAACTGCACCGCGCTGGCTTGCTGTCCAGCCAGCAGGCCGGCCGCTCGATCATCTACATGGCTCATTTCGAAACCATGAACGCCTTGCTGGGTTACCTCACGGAGAACTGCTGCAGCGGCAATCCGTGCTCCCCTGTGTCCACCTGTTCCGTCGAGTCCCGATCATGA
- a CDS encoding H-NS histone family protein yields MTAKTERADAIRWIQAQMDDYGLTLEELDAAGCFAPPPPPPAAPPPPVVCYRNAEGLTWDGQGEMPSWLKRAVNAGQSVEFYRVGSL; encoded by the coding sequence ATGACAGCAAAAACTGAGCGGGCGGACGCGATCCGCTGGATCCAGGCGCAGATGGACGACTACGGGCTCACCCTCGAAGAGCTCGACGCGGCGGGGTGCTTCGCGCCACCGCCCCCGCCACCGGCCGCACCGCCGCCGCCGGTGGTCTGCTACCGCAACGCGGAAGGGCTGACCTGGGATGGGCAGGGCGAGATGCCGTCGTGGCTCAAGCGCGCGGTCAATGCGGGGCAATCGGTGGAGTTTTACCGGGTCGGGTCCTTGTAG
- a CDS encoding arsenate reductase ArsC, whose amino-acid sequence MSEKTYHVLFICTGNSARSILSEGLMNHLGQGRFCAYSAGSHPTGVVNPLALAALARHGMETNGFRSKSWDEFSRDGAPTLDFVFTVCDKAAGEVCPIWPGQPMTAHWGVPDPAACEGTDAQKQQAINDAVISLKRRIELFLSLPLPKLDAIALQKAIRDIGTR is encoded by the coding sequence ATGAGCGAAAAAACCTACCACGTCCTCTTCATCTGCACTGGCAATTCGGCCCGCTCGATTCTGTCAGAAGGTCTGATGAATCATTTGGGCCAGGGGCGCTTTTGCGCCTACTCGGCTGGTAGTCACCCCACGGGTGTCGTCAATCCCCTCGCACTGGCAGCGCTGGCGCGCCACGGCATGGAGACCAACGGGTTTCGCAGCAAGAGCTGGGATGAGTTCTCCCGAGACGGCGCACCAACACTCGATTTCGTCTTCACGGTCTGCGACAAGGCCGCGGGAGAAGTCTGCCCGATCTGGCCTGGCCAGCCCATGACAGCACATTGGGGCGTCCCCGACCCGGCCGCCTGCGAGGGCACCGACGCCCAGAAGCAGCAGGCCATCAACGACGCAGTCATTTCGCTCAAGCGTCGTATTGAACTGTTCCTGTCCCTGCCCCTGCCGAAGCTTGACGCCATCGCGCTTCAGAAGGCCATCCGGGACATCGGCACGCGCTGA
- a CDS encoding AAA family ATPase, with translation MIKTLDIENFKCFSSLRLRFGALTLLTGFNAGGKSSAVQPLLLLAQALRTSASAQKLPLNGPIVHLGTVGDVLPANASGSSLAFKVAGVEHEVTWTTSARASERHLEVTESRICDVAGSTNTPPTEAIKEPSTEVCRSITGLSYLSAVRDGLTDAYPMPESDEEVTDVGADGRFAPYWYDRYVDDEVQVARRHPGEPASSLRKQVDAWLATLFPHAQANVHHVPQVSLESLQFRISDFGAWRRPANVGYGFTYAFPILIALLAANDGQMIVIDSPEAHLHPFAQSQMGRLLAHFAAAGLQVVVETHSDHLLNGVRLAVKEGLLPPDELCVHFFSGTTETGHGVLTLAVDNEGRIASWPEGFFDQSEKDLARLSGWE, from the coding sequence ATGATTAAGACGCTCGATATCGAGAATTTCAAGTGCTTCTCAAGTCTGCGCTTGCGTTTCGGCGCTTTAACTCTGCTGACTGGCTTCAATGCTGGCGGAAAATCAAGTGCCGTCCAGCCGCTGCTCCTCTTGGCGCAAGCTTTGCGGACATCGGCATCAGCACAAAAGTTACCTTTGAATGGTCCAATTGTGCATTTAGGCACCGTTGGTGATGTACTGCCGGCGAATGCTTCTGGATCAAGTTTGGCTTTCAAGGTTGCAGGCGTGGAACACGAGGTCACGTGGACGACCTCGGCTCGCGCGAGTGAAAGACATCTCGAGGTGACTGAATCACGCATTTGCGATGTTGCCGGTTCAACGAATACGCCGCCTACCGAAGCCATTAAGGAGCCCTCGACTGAGGTTTGCCGTTCGATTACAGGGCTTTCCTACCTGAGCGCCGTGCGCGATGGCCTTACCGACGCTTACCCCATGCCCGAATCTGATGAGGAAGTGACAGATGTGGGCGCTGACGGTAGGTTTGCTCCGTACTGGTACGATCGGTATGTTGACGATGAAGTGCAAGTTGCGCGTCGACATCCTGGCGAGCCTGCGAGTTCCCTTCGCAAACAGGTTGACGCTTGGTTAGCTACGCTCTTTCCTCACGCACAAGCTAATGTCCATCACGTCCCCCAGGTATCACTGGAAAGCCTGCAGTTTCGCATTTCCGATTTTGGAGCCTGGCGGAGACCCGCCAACGTCGGCTACGGATTTACCTACGCTTTCCCTATTCTCATTGCTCTGCTAGCAGCTAACGATGGGCAAATGATAGTGATTGACAGTCCGGAGGCTCACCTGCATCCATTTGCCCAGTCGCAAATGGGCCGACTGCTCGCCCACTTCGCAGCTGCCGGCTTACAAGTTGTAGTAGAGACCCACAGCGACCACCTGCTGAACGGTGTGCGCCTCGCCGTGAAAGAAGGCCTGCTTCCACCGGATGAATTATGCGTCCACTTTTTTAGTGGAACGACAGAGACCGGACACGGGGTACTAACGCTAGCTGTCGATAATGAAGGTCGCATCGCCAGTTGGCCAGAAGGATTTTTTGACCAGTCTGAAAAAGACTTGGCTCGGCTCTCAGGTTGGGAGTGA